One genomic segment of Actinopolymorpha sp. NPDC004070 includes these proteins:
- a CDS encoding FAD-dependent oxidoreductase, whose product MTEIQPDAGQPYVGESRSDREVDVVVVGAGPVGLAAALDLARRGVRVRVLEPEAARRSRPPVRGLGPRSLELFDDLGVAAELLAAGTPDQPVRRYAAGGRVDESPSTASTGKRRPLGRTYLGPLTIAGSRVEAILRDRLAEYDVVVEQVDGLGRLSQDESGVRVPLTRAGSGGAANANGSGTPARAAYVILTEALLDVLPEPAADAEPDEGAEPEPKPEPEPAPLSYVGEITPTGLARDDVLHLWERGIALAPLPGGDTWWFLAYDVPGDHPTGHRTAPQAPTVARAQQVFHERTGLTDVRFRDAASLVAYAAGTAPGDVPATPYRLGRILLAGDATGAHPYPLGGLDAGLQDAHNLGWKLAAALVSGEETALESYESERRPQPAPRRSLFGRARTHARPWHAELTGADPFAEHYRTSGLSQELGAKRMYLHAGDRVPDIRLWSVRAAADIRLFDVLRGPHWTLIGLGSVSAETVSTVRLRFGDGVRGEVIGGGAGASAIPGVSLLDRYGEARHTLGSRGGSIFVVRPDGYVGLRAALRPEIVVAYLEGMVTEGV is encoded by the coding sequence GTGACAGAGATCCAGCCGGACGCAGGGCAGCCTTACGTCGGGGAGTCCCGCTCCGACCGTGAAGTTGACGTGGTGGTCGTCGGCGCCGGACCGGTCGGGCTGGCCGCTGCTCTCGACCTCGCCCGGCGCGGTGTTCGCGTCCGGGTGCTGGAGCCCGAGGCGGCCCGGCGGTCCCGCCCGCCGGTGCGTGGCCTCGGCCCGCGCAGCCTGGAACTCTTCGACGACCTCGGCGTGGCGGCCGAACTCCTCGCCGCCGGTACGCCCGACCAGCCGGTTCGCCGGTACGCCGCCGGTGGCCGCGTCGACGAGTCGCCTTCCACCGCCTCCACCGGCAAGCGCCGCCCGCTCGGCCGGACCTACCTCGGCCCGCTGACGATCGCCGGCAGCCGGGTGGAGGCGATCCTGCGGGACCGGCTGGCGGAGTACGACGTGGTGGTCGAGCAGGTCGACGGCCTCGGCCGGCTGAGCCAGGACGAGTCCGGCGTGCGCGTGCCGCTGACCAGGGCCGGATCCGGGGGAGCGGCGAACGCCAACGGAAGCGGGACGCCGGCCAGGGCGGCGTACGTCATCCTCACCGAAGCGCTGCTGGACGTACTGCCCGAGCCGGCGGCCGACGCCGAGCCCGACGAGGGCGCCGAGCCGGAGCCGAAGCCCGAACCCGAGCCCGCGCCCCTGTCGTACGTCGGCGAGATCACGCCGACCGGCCTGGCTCGTGACGACGTACTCCACCTCTGGGAGCGGGGGATCGCGCTGGCCCCGCTGCCGGGCGGTGACACCTGGTGGTTCCTGGCGTACGACGTACCCGGCGATCATCCGACCGGCCACCGGACCGCGCCGCAGGCGCCCACCGTGGCCCGCGCGCAGCAGGTCTTTCACGAGCGGACCGGCCTCACCGACGTCCGCTTCCGCGACGCCGCGTCCCTGGTGGCGTACGCCGCCGGTACGGCACCGGGCGATGTCCCGGCCACTCCGTACCGACTCGGCCGGATCCTCCTGGCCGGCGACGCCACCGGCGCCCACCCGTACCCGCTCGGCGGCCTGGACGCGGGGCTGCAGGACGCGCACAACCTGGGCTGGAAGCTCGCCGCCGCGCTGGTCAGCGGGGAGGAGACCGCGCTGGAGTCGTACGAGAGCGAACGCCGGCCGCAGCCCGCGCCCCGCCGCAGCCTCTTCGGCCGCGCCAGAACCCACGCGCGCCCGTGGCACGCCGAGCTCACCGGCGCCGACCCGTTCGCCGAGCACTACCGCACCTCGGGCCTGAGCCAGGAACTCGGCGCCAAGCGGATGTATCTGCACGCCGGGGACCGGGTGCCCGACATCCGGCTGTGGAGCGTGCGCGCGGCCGCGGACATCCGGCTGTTCGACGTCCTCCGCGGCCCGCACTGGACGCTGATCGGGCTGGGCTCGGTTTCGGCGGAGACGGTCTCCACGGTGCGGCTGCGGTTCGGCGACGGGGTGCGCGGTGAGGTGATCGGCGGCGGCGCGGGCGCCTCGGCGATTCCCGGTGTGAGCCTGCTGGACCGGTACGGCGAGGCGCGGCACACGCTCGGCAGCCGGGGCGGCAGCATTTTTGTCGTACGCCCGGATGGTTATGTCGGGTTGCGAGCCGCGCTTCGGCCGGAGATCGTGGTCGCGTACCTCGAGGGCATGGTCACCGAGGGCGTGTAA
- a CDS encoding M48 family metalloprotease produces MHDRAQCHRNQLRTTVLLAVLSGLALVLGRSLGGRTGLAAGLLIALAMNAAAFYRCDRMALRSMRAYPVSEAEHPELCRLVRELAITMRLPIPAVYLSPTQTPNAFTTGRNPRRSAVCVTEGLLDLLDPRELRAVLGHELGHVANRDILVSSVAAALASMIMYAAQFAWLAPTGRARGAADGADGGRNGDGSAVTALALLVLGPVAALLLQAAVTRTREYSADQVSARITGDPLALAGALRKLETATRRHPLPAAPELRSTAALMIANPFHEKGFVRAFSTHPSTQDRIARLEHLAGVRR; encoded by the coding sequence ATGCACGATCGCGCTCAGTGCCATCGCAACCAGCTCAGGACGACTGTCCTGCTCGCCGTCCTGTCAGGGTTGGCGCTGGTGCTCGGCCGGTCGCTGGGCGGGCGGACGGGCCTGGCCGCCGGGCTGCTGATCGCGCTCGCGATGAACGCCGCCGCCTTCTACCGCTGTGACCGGATGGCGCTGCGGTCGATGCGGGCCTATCCCGTGAGCGAGGCGGAGCATCCGGAGCTGTGCCGGCTGGTCCGCGAACTCGCGATCACGATGCGGCTGCCCATCCCCGCCGTCTACCTCTCGCCCACGCAGACGCCGAACGCGTTCACCACCGGGCGCAACCCGCGGCGGTCCGCCGTGTGCGTGACCGAGGGGCTGCTGGACCTGCTGGACCCGCGGGAGCTGCGCGCCGTGCTCGGGCACGAGCTGGGGCACGTCGCCAACCGCGACATCCTCGTCTCCTCCGTCGCGGCGGCGCTGGCGAGCATGATCATGTACGCCGCGCAGTTCGCCTGGCTGGCCCCGACCGGGCGTGCCCGGGGTGCTGCCGACGGCGCCGATGGCGGGCGGAACGGCGACGGCTCGGCGGTCACCGCACTCGCGTTGCTGGTCCTCGGGCCGGTCGCGGCGCTGCTGCTGCAGGCGGCGGTGACGCGGACGCGGGAGTACTCCGCGGACCAGGTGTCCGCGCGGATCACCGGCGACCCGCTGGCGCTGGCCGGCGCGCTGCGCAAGCTGGAGACGGCGACCCGGCGGCATCCGCTGCCGGCGGCGCCGGAGCTGCGGAGCACGGCCGCGCTGATGATCGCCAACCCGTTCCACGAGAAGGGGTTCGTACGCGCCTTCTCCACCCACCCGTCGACGCAGGACCGGATCGCGCGGCTGGAACATCTGGCCGGCGTACGACGCTGA
- a CDS encoding biotin/lipoyl-binding protein, with translation MRSRVSGRPVRRIVVPVFVVVAVVVAGGAVWAATRSGDPAPTATTRLVTASPTTFKQTVAASGTLQPTNRADLDFQVSGKVTGVSVSEGQHVGKGATLATVSSASLQAQLASAKATLAGDQARLTSDLDSEASDTQVAADRAAVTAAQSQVDDAQAALSQATLTSPITGTVASVDLTVGQQVSGSGGSGSGSGGSGSGSASGGSGSGGSGARAGSGGSGGTSNGSASSTSSSSSSGSAQVVVVDTTHWTVEATVDDTVVGQLKKGLQAVITPNGATTPVYGLVDTVGMLPSSSSGTASYPVTIAVTGTPSGLLPGASAQVSIVVKQLSDVLAVPASAVHYSASGTTVTLVRSGKRSTQKVTVGAVDAGQVQITSGLKSGDQVEVTVPARGSGTGGSGGAANGGNGGNGGNGGNGRAGFGGFGQDGGNGGFRRFGGQGGGGFGGGGGEGGGGFRGQPGGAPAGGGAGR, from the coding sequence GTGCGGTCCAGGGTCAGCGGCCGGCCGGTACGCCGGATCGTCGTTCCGGTGTTCGTCGTCGTTGCCGTCGTGGTGGCCGGAGGCGCGGTCTGGGCAGCCACCCGGTCCGGCGATCCCGCACCGACCGCGACCACCCGGCTGGTGACGGCAAGCCCCACGACCTTCAAACAGACCGTCGCCGCGAGCGGCACCCTCCAGCCCACCAACCGCGCCGACCTCGACTTCCAGGTCAGCGGCAAGGTGACCGGGGTCTCCGTCAGCGAGGGGCAGCACGTCGGCAAGGGCGCCACCCTCGCCACGGTCTCCTCGGCCTCGTTGCAGGCTCAGCTCGCCTCGGCGAAGGCCACGCTCGCCGGCGACCAGGCGCGGCTCACCTCCGACCTCGACAGCGAAGCCTCCGACACCCAGGTCGCCGCCGACCGCGCCGCCGTCACCGCCGCGCAGAGCCAGGTCGACGACGCACAGGCTGCACTGTCGCAGGCCACGCTCACCTCGCCGATCACGGGCACGGTCGCCTCGGTCGACCTCACCGTCGGGCAGCAGGTCTCGGGTTCGGGCGGCTCGGGTTCGGGTTCGGGCGGATCGGGCTCTGGCTCAGCTTCCGGCGGATCGGGCTCGGGTGGGTCGGGCGCACGTGCCGGGTCGGGCGGATCAGGCGGTACGTCGAACGGTTCGGCATCCTCGACCTCTTCTTCGTCGTCCTCAGGCTCCGCGCAGGTCGTCGTGGTCGACACCACGCACTGGACGGTGGAGGCAACCGTCGACGACACGGTGGTCGGTCAGCTGAAGAAGGGGCTGCAGGCGGTCATCACCCCGAACGGCGCGACCACGCCGGTCTACGGCCTGGTCGACACCGTCGGCATGCTGCCGTCGAGCAGTTCGGGCACCGCGTCGTACCCCGTGACGATCGCCGTCACCGGAACGCCGAGCGGGCTGTTGCCCGGGGCGAGCGCGCAGGTCTCGATCGTGGTCAAGCAGTTGTCGGACGTGCTCGCCGTTCCTGCTTCCGCCGTCCACTACTCCGCGAGCGGTACGACGGTCACGCTCGTCCGCAGCGGCAAGCGCTCCACCCAGAAGGTCACCGTCGGCGCGGTCGACGCCGGGCAGGTCCAGATCACCTCCGGCCTGAAGTCCGGTGACCAGGTGGAGGTGACCGTGCCGGCGCGTGGGTCGGGCACCGGCGGTTCCGGCGGCGCGGCGAACGGCGGGAACGGCGGGAACGGCGGGAACGGCGGGAATGGCCGGGCCGGGTTCGGCGGCTTCGGCCAGGACGGGGGCAACGGCGGCTTCCGCCGGTTCGGTGGCCAGGGCGGCGGTGGCTTCGGCGGAGGTGGAGGCGAAGGCGGAGGTGGCTTCCGTGGGCAGCCCGGAGGCGCACCGGCCGGTGGAGGTGCCGGCCGGTGA
- a CDS encoding ABC transporter ATP-binding protein, which translates to MSTPYDTSVDTPAGGRVGAAPVIALADVGKTYRRGAFEVEALRGVTLDIPTGDYVAIMGPSGSGKSTLMHILGCLDVPTRGSYLLAGQDVSRMGETELADVRNRRIGFVFQQFNLLPSLPAWRNVELPLVYAGVGRAERRERAMRALDRVGLAERVDHRPGELSGGQQQRVAIARALVGDPALILADEPTGNLDSHSSAEVLALLSELHASGRTIILITHEPDVARAADRILRIRDGVLTDGVLQEPVNEETP; encoded by the coding sequence GTGAGTACGCCGTACGACACATCCGTCGACACACCTGCCGGCGGCCGGGTCGGCGCCGCCCCGGTCATCGCCCTGGCCGACGTGGGCAAGACGTACCGCCGAGGTGCCTTCGAGGTGGAGGCCCTGCGCGGTGTCACGCTCGACATCCCGACCGGCGACTACGTGGCGATCATGGGCCCGTCCGGGTCCGGCAAGTCGACGCTGATGCACATCCTCGGCTGCCTCGACGTACCCACCCGCGGCAGTTATCTGCTGGCCGGGCAGGACGTGAGCCGGATGGGGGAGACCGAACTCGCGGACGTACGCAACCGCCGGATCGGGTTCGTGTTCCAGCAGTTCAACCTGCTTCCGTCGCTGCCGGCGTGGCGCAACGTCGAGTTGCCGCTGGTCTACGCCGGGGTCGGCCGGGCCGAACGCCGGGAGCGCGCGATGCGGGCACTGGACCGGGTCGGCCTGGCGGAGCGCGTCGACCACCGGCCGGGCGAACTCTCCGGCGGACAGCAGCAGCGGGTCGCGATCGCGCGGGCGCTGGTCGGGGATCCCGCGCTGATCCTCGCCGACGAACCGACCGGGAACCTCGACAGCCACTCCAGTGCGGAGGTGCTGGCCCTGCTGAGTGAGCTGCACGCGAGCGGCCGCACGATCATCCTGATCACCCACGAGCCGGACGTCGCGAGGGCCGCGGACCGCATCCTGCGCATCCGGGACGGCGTACTCACCGACGGCGTACTCCAGGAGCCAGTGAACGAGGAGACGCCGTGA
- a CDS encoding ABC transporter permease yields the protein MNWLETMRSGLEAVRTHRLRSGLTVLGILIGIAAVMLTVGLGLGAQSTISAQVNALGSNLLIVTPGSSTSGGVRGGFGSASTLTHADATALADPTVAPDVKAVAPVVQRSEELLAGTTNWTTSVVGATPEWLSVRARTVSSGRFLTPQDVTDGGAVAVLGSSTAEQLFGRRDPVGQSVTINAVPFTVVGVLASAGSSAASNDDDQAVVPISTASARLVGGATAGSVQTIYVQARSADVVSAAYQEVDAELAALHKTTDPTSPDYTIATQQSLLSTANSIAKTLTVLLGGIAAISLLVGGIGVMNIMLVSVTERVREIGLRKALGATPRAIRRQFLVESSVLGLVGGLLGLALGIIGALLLPRVISNPVTISPAAAVGALAVAVGIGVAFGVYPASRAARLAPIDALRSE from the coding sequence GTGAACTGGCTGGAGACGATGCGCAGCGGCCTGGAGGCCGTACGAACGCACCGGTTGCGGTCGGGCCTGACAGTGCTCGGCATCCTGATCGGGATCGCGGCGGTGATGCTCACGGTCGGGCTCGGCCTGGGTGCCCAGTCGACGATCAGCGCGCAGGTGAACGCGCTCGGCAGCAACCTGCTCATCGTCACGCCGGGGAGCTCGACCAGCGGCGGGGTGCGGGGTGGGTTCGGCTCGGCGTCCACGCTTACCCATGCCGACGCCACCGCGCTGGCCGACCCCACGGTCGCGCCGGACGTGAAGGCGGTCGCTCCCGTCGTGCAGCGTTCGGAGGAACTCCTCGCCGGTACGACGAACTGGACGACCAGCGTCGTGGGTGCGACGCCGGAATGGTTGTCGGTGCGCGCGCGTACGGTGTCGTCCGGCCGGTTCCTCACGCCGCAGGACGTCACCGACGGGGGAGCGGTGGCGGTGCTCGGCTCCTCCACCGCGGAGCAGCTGTTCGGGCGGCGTGACCCGGTGGGACAGTCGGTCACCATCAACGCCGTGCCGTTCACCGTGGTGGGCGTGCTGGCGAGCGCGGGTTCGTCGGCGGCGAGCAACGACGACGACCAGGCGGTCGTCCCGATCTCCACCGCGTCCGCGCGGCTGGTCGGCGGCGCCACGGCGGGTTCGGTGCAGACGATCTACGTCCAGGCCCGCAGTGCCGACGTCGTGTCCGCGGCGTACCAGGAAGTCGACGCCGAACTCGCCGCCCTGCACAAGACGACCGACCCCACCTCGCCCGACTACACCATCGCCACCCAGCAGTCGTTGCTGAGCACCGCGAACTCGATCGCGAAGACGCTCACCGTGCTGCTCGGCGGGATCGCCGCCATCTCGCTGCTCGTCGGCGGCATCGGCGTCATGAACATCATGCTGGTCTCGGTCACCGAACGCGTGCGCGAGATCGGCCTGCGCAAGGCGCTCGGCGCGACCCCCCGCGCGATCCGGCGACAGTTCCTCGTGGAGTCCAGCGTGCTCGGCCTCGTCGGCGGGCTGCTCGGACTCGCGCTCGGCATCATCGGTGCGCTGCTGTTGCCGCGGGTGATCTCGAACCCGGTGACGATCAGCCCGGCCGCCGCGGTGGGTGCGCTCGCGGTTGCCGTCGGGATCGGGGTGGCGTTCGGCGTCTACCCGGCCAGCCGGGCCGCGCGGCTGGCCCCGATCGACGCGTTGCGGAGCGAGTGA
- a CDS encoding DUF5666 domain-containing protein, whose translation MDRRRVLAIPVVLTAAAVVLAGCSSAGGATTADAPSATPTATPGGSDGGMRQQRAPGTSGTVAAVAKDNIQVQNPAFGQVTVTFSAATKFSQTVKASVRDIAAGDCVRATAARPAGGARGGSGSGSGSGSGSGSGGAAPAPSTGPFTATDVTVLGKADASGKCAEVGAFGRGGVRPNGGHRTQTPRPRPTGTPRTGGDGGFGRPGGFGGFGGFGGFGGVAVGRVVSVSGDSFVVAREARAGAGAAAAPSGNQTVRTTSRTTVTKVESATAKALAVGKCATALGKADDTGTVAATSISVRPAGPQGCVPAGGFRRGGGGPGQGDGGGNGGTGGGDA comes from the coding sequence ATGGACCGACGCCGCGTTCTTGCGATTCCGGTTGTCCTCACCGCGGCCGCCGTCGTACTCGCCGGCTGTTCCAGCGCGGGCGGGGCCACCACCGCGGACGCGCCGTCGGCCACGCCGACTGCCACACCTGGCGGATCGGACGGCGGGATGCGGCAGCAGCGCGCGCCGGGTACGTCCGGGACCGTCGCCGCGGTCGCCAAGGACAACATCCAGGTGCAGAACCCGGCCTTCGGGCAGGTGACAGTCACGTTCTCGGCGGCCACGAAGTTCTCCCAGACCGTCAAGGCGAGCGTGCGCGACATCGCTGCCGGTGACTGCGTACGCGCCACCGCGGCGAGGCCGGCCGGCGGCGCCCGGGGAGGTTCCGGCTCTGGTTCCGGCTCTGGTTCGGGGTCTGGCTCCGGTGGCGCGGCGCCGGCACCGTCGACCGGCCCGTTCACCGCCACCGACGTCACGGTGCTCGGCAAGGCGGACGCGTCGGGTAAGTGCGCCGAGGTCGGCGCGTTCGGCCGGGGAGGGGTCCGGCCGAACGGCGGGCACCGGACGCAGACGCCCCGACCACGGCCGACCGGAACCCCGCGGACGGGCGGCGACGGTGGTTTCGGCCGGCCCGGCGGTTTCGGCGGTTTCGGCGGGTTCGGCGGGTTCGGTGGCGTGGCCGTCGGCCGGGTGGTCTCGGTGTCCGGCGACAGCTTCGTCGTCGCGCGGGAGGCCCGGGCGGGGGCCGGCGCGGCCGCCGCTCCTTCTGGCAACCAGACGGTACGAACGACCTCCAGGACGACCGTGACCAAGGTGGAGTCGGCAACGGCGAAGGCACTCGCGGTCGGGAAGTGCGCGACCGCGCTGGGCAAGGCCGACGACACCGGTACCGTCGCCGCGACGTCGATCAGTGTTCGCCCGGCCGGGCCGCAGGGCTGCGTGCCGGCCGGCGGGTTCCGCCGCGGTGGTGGAGGGCCTGGCCAGGGCGACGGCGGAGGCAACGGCGGGACCGGTGGCGGCGATGCCTGA
- a CDS encoding HlyD family efflux transporter periplasmic adaptor subunit has translation MPESHVLPRRRPRLWRGGVAGVLVLAVVAAGVVAARAATGPDQPRYRLATASVGDVEQWLSKPGTVAPSGRADVTFPMSGTVAGVAVRQGQHVEAGQSLAKLDTTALDAAVTSAQETLASAKARLAQDEASQTATSSGGTTSSSSTSASGGATSGGSPTRSGGGSGGGSSSRGSGGSSKGSGSLARQQAAVVAAQRAVDQGLARSRTAMSAEQQACQVSLASTPPPKQPNPRGKGHIAPTVFTRTDSTAVTAVRTPTPTPTPTVPPTPTPTASPTPTTSPSPTNSPTPTASPSPTPRRTPSPTPTPTTSPTPTPSPSPTDGPGRDQAACDAAIQAVMAAQSDTARAQLQLSKAQSALGRTLSALMASASQSAGSAPRSPVGGGTSSGAPGNAGDVPTGGTGQAGGRSSPASPEQLAADQADIDAAEAALTAAEQNRAQAEITAPMAGTVASVGTAVGDQVSSSTTAVVVVAPGAQVATMTVSDTEVGDVRPGMTAKITPTGTSGSLTGTVGAVDTLNPDTSGDSPSYTVTVAIDQNASALPVGAAATVAVLTGRTTKVLTVPTSAVRTIGSMQYVTAMKAGEPVRTRVQAGAVGPALTQIKSGVAKGAQVVLADLQLPPPTTNTGTGGFRGRPGGAGGAGGLGPTRLGGFGGRGGQ, from the coding sequence ATGCCTGAGTCGCACGTACTCCCGCGACGGCGCCCGCGGCTCTGGCGGGGTGGCGTGGCCGGCGTACTCGTCCTCGCTGTCGTCGCGGCCGGCGTCGTTGCCGCCCGTGCGGCGACCGGCCCCGACCAGCCGCGCTACCGGCTCGCCACGGCCTCCGTCGGTGACGTCGAGCAGTGGCTGTCCAAGCCGGGCACGGTCGCGCCGTCCGGCCGGGCCGACGTGACCTTCCCGATGTCGGGGACAGTCGCCGGCGTTGCCGTACGCCAGGGGCAACACGTCGAGGCCGGTCAGTCCCTCGCCAAGCTGGACACGACGGCCCTGGACGCGGCGGTGACGTCCGCGCAGGAGACGCTCGCCTCGGCGAAGGCGCGGTTGGCGCAGGACGAGGCCAGCCAGACCGCGACGAGTTCGGGGGGTACGACCTCCTCGTCCTCCACGTCCGCCTCCGGCGGAGCGACCTCCGGCGGGTCCCCCACTCGCTCGGGTGGTGGCTCTGGCGGCGGGTCCTCCTCCCGCGGCTCCGGAGGGTCGTCGAAGGGCTCCGGCTCGCTGGCCCGCCAGCAGGCCGCGGTGGTCGCGGCGCAGCGCGCGGTCGACCAGGGCCTGGCGCGTTCCCGTACCGCGATGAGCGCCGAGCAGCAGGCGTGCCAGGTGTCTCTCGCAAGCACTCCGCCGCCCAAGCAGCCGAACCCGCGCGGCAAGGGACACATCGCGCCGACGGTATTCACGCGTACCGACTCCACCGCCGTGACCGCCGTACGCACCCCTACTCCGACGCCCACCCCCACGGTGCCCCCGACTCCCACGCCCACCGCCTCGCCGACCCCCACGACTTCCCCGAGTCCCACGAACTCGCCCACGCCTACGGCGTCGCCCAGCCCCACACCGAGGCGTACTCCGTCGCCCACCCCGACGCCGACCACCTCGCCCACTCCCACACCCTCGCCCTCACCGACCGACGGTCCGGGCCGGGACCAGGCAGCCTGTGACGCGGCGATCCAGGCGGTGATGGCGGCCCAGTCCGACACTGCCCGGGCCCAGCTGCAGCTCTCAAAGGCCCAATCCGCGCTCGGCCGCACGTTGTCCGCCCTGATGGCGTCCGCCTCCCAGAGCGCTGGCTCGGCGCCGCGCTCGCCGGTCGGCGGCGGCACGTCCTCCGGTGCCCCGGGCAATGCCGGTGACGTCCCCACGGGAGGGACCGGTCAGGCGGGCGGACGCAGCAGTCCCGCGTCCCCGGAACAGCTCGCCGCGGACCAGGCCGACATCGACGCCGCCGAGGCCGCGCTGACGGCCGCCGAGCAGAACCGCGCTCAGGCGGAGATCACCGCGCCGATGGCCGGGACGGTGGCGAGCGTGGGTACGGCGGTGGGGGACCAGGTGTCGTCCTCGACCACCGCCGTGGTGGTCGTAGCGCCCGGCGCGCAGGTGGCGACGATGACGGTGAGCGACACCGAGGTGGGCGACGTACGGCCGGGGATGACGGCGAAGATCACGCCGACGGGTACGTCCGGGAGCCTGACCGGCACCGTCGGGGCGGTCGACACGCTGAACCCGGACACCAGCGGGGACTCGCCGTCGTACACCGTGACCGTGGCCATCGATCAGAACGCCTCGGCGTTGCCGGTGGGGGCGGCGGCGACCGTGGCCGTGCTCACCGGGCGTACGACGAAGGTGCTGACCGTGCCGACGTCTGCCGTACGGACGATCGGCAGCATGCAGTACGTCACGGCGATGAAGGCGGGGGAGCCGGTGCGTACGCGGGTGCAAGCCGGTGCCGTCGGGCCGGCGCTGACGCAGATCAAGTCCGGGGTCGCGAAGGGCGCCCAGGTCGTACTCGCCGATCTCCAGCTTCCTCCGCCGACGACGAACACCGGCACGGGCGGCTTCCGCGGCCGTCCCGGCGGCGCCGGGGGTGCCGGCGGTCTCGGGCCCACCCGGTTGGGAGGCTTCGGCGGCCGGGGCGGTCAATGA
- a CDS encoding YajQ family cyclic di-GMP-binding protein, with translation MAAESSFDIVSKVDRQEADNALNQTSREIAQRFDFKNTGAGIRWSGELGVEITANSEERALAVLDVFKEKLVKRGVSLRSLETEDPKQSGKDFRLSGTFEQGISQENAKKVAKIVRDEGPKGVKVQVQGDELRVASKKRDDLQEVISLLKGKDLDFALQFVNYR, from the coding sequence ATGGCCGCCGAATCGTCGTTCGACATCGTGAGCAAGGTCGATCGTCAGGAGGCCGACAACGCGCTCAACCAGACGTCCCGCGAGATCGCACAGAGGTTCGACTTCAAGAACACCGGCGCCGGGATCCGATGGTCGGGCGAGCTCGGCGTGGAGATCACCGCCAACTCCGAGGAGCGGGCGCTGGCCGTGCTCGACGTGTTCAAGGAGAAGCTGGTCAAAAGGGGCGTATCGCTGCGCAGCCTCGAGACCGAAGACCCCAAGCAGTCCGGCAAGGACTTCCGCCTGTCAGGCACCTTCGAGCAGGGCATCTCCCAGGAGAACGCCAAGAAGGTGGCCAAGATCGTCCGCGACGAGGGCCCCAAGGGGGTCAAGGTCCAGGTCCAGGGCGACGAGCTCCGGGTCGCCAGCAAGAAGCGGGACGATCTCCAGGAGGTCATCTCGCTGCTGAAGGGCAAGGACCTCGACTTCGCCCTCCAGTTCGTCAACTACCGCTGA
- a CDS encoding helix-turn-helix domain-containing protein, whose amino-acid sequence MLRTVAVLLLEDIAVFEYGVVAEVFGLDRREDGVPKFDFRVCAQDPGAPMRTSSGGRIIADHGLDQVASADLVVVPATTIRDAYPAPVLDAIKAAAEAGSTLLTVCSGAFVLGMTGLLDGRRCTTHWRHVDEFRRRFPAAIVDADVLYVDEGDILSSAGTAAGIDACLHLVRRELGSTVATAIARRMVVPPQRDGGQRQFVELPIPASTADSLQSVLDWMTEHLTTEHTVAALAHRAKMSSRTFARRFVAETGTTPQRWLTMQRVLRARELLESTRMGIEEIARESGFGTAALLRHHFRQVLGVPPQHYRRTFAAD is encoded by the coding sequence ATGCTTCGTACCGTCGCCGTGCTCCTGCTAGAGGACATCGCCGTGTTCGAATACGGCGTGGTGGCTGAGGTCTTTGGCCTCGATCGCCGGGAGGACGGCGTACCGAAGTTCGACTTCCGGGTCTGCGCCCAGGACCCCGGCGCCCCGATGCGCACCAGCTCGGGCGGCCGGATCATCGCCGACCACGGACTCGATCAGGTAGCCAGTGCCGATCTGGTCGTCGTGCCTGCGACCACCATACGGGACGCCTACCCGGCGCCCGTGCTAGACGCGATCAAGGCGGCCGCCGAGGCTGGCAGCACATTGCTCACCGTCTGCTCGGGCGCGTTCGTGCTCGGCATGACCGGGTTGCTGGACGGGCGCAGGTGCACGACGCATTGGCGGCACGTCGACGAGTTCCGCCGCCGCTTTCCGGCCGCGATCGTGGACGCCGATGTGCTGTACGTCGACGAGGGCGACATCCTGAGCAGCGCGGGTACCGCGGCCGGGATCGATGCCTGTCTGCACCTCGTCCGGCGCGAGCTGGGGTCGACGGTCGCCACTGCGATCGCTCGGCGGATGGTCGTACCGCCACAGCGGGACGGTGGACAGCGTCAGTTCGTCGAGCTGCCGATCCCGGCGTCCACCGCCGACAGCCTGCAGTCCGTCCTGGACTGGATGACCGAGCACCTCACCACCGAGCACACCGTCGCCGCGCTCGCGCACCGGGCAAAGATGTCGAGCCGTACGTTCGCGCGCCGGTTCGTGGCCGAAACGGGTACGACGCCGCAGCGCTGGCTCACCATGCAACGCGTACTGCGTGCGCGCGAGCTGTTGGAGAGTACGCGCATGGGGATCGAGGAGATCGCCCGCGAGTCGGGATTCGGCACGGCCGCCCTTCTCCGGCACCATTTCCGTCAAGTGCTCGGCGTACCCCCACAGCACTATCGCCGCACCTTCGCCGCGGACTGA
- a CDS encoding DUF4145 domain-containing protein, whose protein sequence is MKERGLIDGRLHEWAQSLRVLRNEGAHYTGSQVSREDAEDALELSARWWNGRR, encoded by the coding sequence TTGAAGGAGCGCGGGCTGATCGATGGTCGCCTTCACGAATGGGCGCAAAGTCTGCGGGTCTTGCGAAACGAAGGGGCTCACTACACCGGGTCGCAAGTTAGCCGCGAAGACGCCGAGGACGCCTTGGAACTTTCCGCGCGGTGGTGGAACGGCCGGAGGTAA